From Leptospira kirschneri serovar Cynopteri str. 3522 CT:
ATTAAAACGATCGTTTGCCCCGTCTATAAGTAAGAGAGTGATCGTATTTTTACATTTTATGCCGGGAGCTTTTGGGGAATCTCCTATACATCAAAAGTCCTCGGAAAAAACTGGCTTATTAGCTATACTTGAGGGTTTTTCTATGAAACGCACCGAACTGGAAAGAAGAGAAAGAGATCTCCGCAAAGCAGAAAAAAAGGTTCAGCTTCAAGAAAAGAGGTTAGCCTCCGGCAAAGGAAATAGTGTTGGAGTTTATATCGACGAACTTTCGGCACTTTTTCGTTATGACGCTATGGAAATCTTCAATACGGGGGACGATATCGCAGTTTTAGAACTTTTAGAAGATATTCAAGCAAATCTTCCTGCAAAACAATGGGAAAACGTACTTCGAAAAGCCATCAAAAAAACCGGAGTTCAAGAAAAAGAAAAAGCGTATAATGAACTTAAAGAATTAATGAACGAAGAAACAGAGGAAGAAATCGAGGTTTAATCTCGATTTCTTCTCTTACAAATTACTTTACTCGCTTGTAATTTCATAAAATCGACATATTATATTTTTTACAGCCGTAACTTCTATTTAAAACCATCCGAATGAGTCTAAAAACAAAATAAAAAACTTTAATTTTTAAAACGACTTCATTTTTCTACTTTTCACTTCGATCATTTTCGCTTACTCTACAAACTTATTTAAAAAATCGAACCTCAAACGACAGCGATAATGAATCTACCACCTCTGCATGAAAACATGGGACTCGTCTGGTCCACTCTCGCTTTTTATTCCGGTTTCTCTTTTATAGTTTTTGGAATCAACTCACTAATAGCGTATAAAAATCGAAGGATTCAAGGAAGTAAGGAATTTCTACTCGTCGTTACCGGACTTGCCTTGTATTCATTTGGAAGCTTTTTTGAAATCATTTCGAGAAATGAAAAATGGATTCTTTTTTGGGACGATTTTCAATTTATCGGAAGAGACGTCACCATAATCGGTATCTCTTTTTTAATTCTTAGACTTACTTTTGTCTACCGGCTTTATATGGTTTTCTTTATTCTACTATTTCCGATTTCGAACGAACTAGTCATATGGTCCGGATATAAATCAGAACTAATACGTACAAACATTCAGTTTCTTGCAAATACTTCCTGGAAAGTTCTTACATACGATTTCGGTCCTTGGATGAAATTTTCAGTTTCTTATTATCTTTTAATTCAAACGATCATCATAACAATTCTAATTTGGAAATTTTTAACTTTTAACGGTTTTAAAAGAGCACAAATGTTTATGCTTTTAATCGGAATCTTATTTCCATTTTTAGGAGGACTAATGACCGTCACGGGTCTTTTTCCGTTTATCAATCCTAATTTGGACGTATTCCCAATTACCGGTTGTATAACCTCTCTCGTTTGGGCATACGGAATTTTTTATTTTAAGATGATGGATTTGATTCCTGTCGCAAGGGATAAAGTTTTTAACCTTATCCAAGACGGAATTTTAATATTAGATAAAAATAATTTGATTTTAGATTACAACGAAGCGTCCGTCGCGTTATTTTTAAACCGACTTAATTTTACAGGTGTCACTCTAAAAGAAATTTATCCTGAGTTGGATCAACTGATCGAAAAATATAAACTAAAGGAAATAAATTTCATTCCAGATCTTAGGCTTTTTATGAACGGAGAACTTAGATATTACGAGGTGATTCTTAAAAATTTCTCCAATCGGCCTAAACCGAGCGATTTTTGGATACTCACTCTAAGAAATATCACAGAACGTAAGTTAGGTGAGGTAAGAGCGATCGAAGAAAAAAACTTCTTGAATATGATTTTAGATTCCACTCGAGTCCTTTTTTTGGCGCTCGATAAAGAAGGAAGAATTCTCAGGTTCAATAAAGCGTGTGAAAACGCATTCGGCTATCATTTTAAAGAAGTTCACGGACATACTTTTTGGGAAATTTTTGTTGAACCTAGAAAGAGAGAGTTCGTTAAGAAAAAATATCTCAAAATGATTCGAGGCAATTTTATTCCTAAAGCCCAAGAGCAATGGATTGGTAAATTCAAAGAACGTAAAGTGATTTTATGGGAAAACAGGGAGATTAAAGACGATCATTTTAATACGAACTATATCATATCCGCAGGTGCAGATCTAACCGACGTCTATAACGCGGAAAATGAAATTGCAAATCTAAAATCCGCAAACGAAGAAATCACTAAAAAGAATCAGATGATTGAAGATCAAAAAAAAGAATTGGAAAAAATTATCGAAACTCTTAAAAAAACCCAAGCACAACTCGTTCAAACCGCAAAACTCGCCGATCTAGGTCAACTCGTGTCTGGAATCGCGCACGAAATCAATAATCCGTTAGGTGCAATCCAAGCCTCAAATCAAAACATTCAGTATTATACCAAATCTTTTCGAGAGAAATCCAAAGACTATTTTCAACTTTTAAGAAGACTTTCTGAAAAAATTAGAAGCCAAATCATAGATATTATAGAAATCGCGGGTCAACATTCCGATTTGATTTTAGGTATTGAAAGAAGAAAACGAATCAAGGAAATTAGAACAAATCTGGAAAATCTTGGATTCGTTTCCACCCCCAATGAACTCTGCGAAGCCGCGTTTGAATGTGGTCTCTATGGAAAAGAAAAAGAATATATAGATCTTCTAAAACATAAAGAAGCCGTTCCTATTTTAGAACTGATCACTAATCTTTTAGGACCGGAAAGAAACTCCCAAACGATTCAAACCGCAGTAGAAAGATCTTCTAAAATTTTATACGCCTTAAAAAGTTTTGCACATTTTGACAATGACAGCGTATTAGAAGATTCTAATTTACGCGAAAATATAGAAACCGTTTTAACACTCTATCAAAATTTATTCCGTCACGGTGTTGAACTTTCCGTAGAATTTGAAGACTTACCTCCAGTCCCTATTTATCGAGACGATCTTTTACATCTTTGGACAAATTTAATCATGAACGCTGTACAGGCAATGACCTATTCCGGTAAACTAAAAATCCGAGGATATAAAGAAGACAACTTTGCCGTTATATTAGTAGAAGATTCAGGCCCGGGCATCCCTGAACCGATCCGGGACAAAATTTTTAATCCTTTTTTTACCACAAAACCCCCAGGTGAAGGAAGCGGCCTCGGTTTGGATATTTGCCTCAAAGTAGTGGAGAAACACAATGGCACCATCTCATTCGATTCCATTCCTGGCAGAACCGTATTTAAAGTAGGAATTCCATTAAAACATAACAATATATAAATATTATAAAATTCCCTTACGAGGCAGCAGCCTAATTTCGTCCGGATATACCACATCTGGCAAAATAGATAGAGTTGCAAGCCACTTTCCAAAGTCGTCCACTGGAATCATATCGTCCTGGTCAAATCCTTCCCTACCCTTCCATATATCCGTATAAACCGCTCCGGGATAAACCGTAATGACTCGAATCCCCTTGGATTTTAATTCTTCTCGAAGGGCCTTTGCAAAACCTGCAATTGCGTGACGGCTGGCACAGTACGCGGTCGAGTTTGGAAAACCCTGGTAACCCGCAGTAGAAGAAAGATAACATAAAAAAGAGCCCGATCTTAAAAGTGGAAGAATTTCTTTTGTAAGTAAAAATAGCGAATTTAAGTTGAGAACAAAATGTGCATTCCACTCTTCTAATGTGATTTGTTCCACGGTTTTAAAAAGCCCATTCCCAAAAGTAAAATAAACTCCTCCTAAGTAAGATACTCGCTTTTTTAAAGTTTCTACAAATTCAAGAACCTCAGATTGTCTGGAAAGATTACATTGAAAATTCTTTCCGGATTGAAACCTTTCATTCGTTTTCCAAGCCACTCCGGTTCTAGAAACTCCAATCGCTGCCTGATTTAGTAAATTTAGATTTTCTAATACAGATCTTCCAATTCCCGAACCTGCACCAGCTACGAGAATGAGTTCATTTTCTTGTTCAGAAGACAAAAAAATCCTCCACCTAATAAAAAGTAGCTGGATACACCGGGAATTCGACGGAAGATATTTCTTGACGATCTTGTTCTATTACATCATTGCTAACAGAAAGTTTTTTCGGCTCTACCGAATACGAAAAACTTTTCCAAGAAATCATATATTTGAGAATAAAGTCTGTCGCTTCTAGATTTCGATTCGCCTGAACGGTATCTTTGCCCCAAACGGTAATCCCGTGTTTTTCGATGATACAAAACGGGACGTGTGGTTTGTATTCCTTCAGATATTTTTCCAAACAATCGGAAATATCTTGTACATTCGGAAAATTATATATTATAGGAACATAAACCTTTGGATTTTCCTCCCAAATTCCGTATGCTTTTAGAATTTCGATCGCCGGGAGTTCGAATAAAACAATCGGTTCGTTTTTCGAAGTATTTGCACAGATTAGATTTGATTCAAGAGTATGAACGTGTAAACCACAACCGATCCCGTCTAACGCTCGATATATGGCCCTATGAATCGAGGTTTCCGCACTGGGTTTTAATCCTTTGGTTGCCTTAGAATTTTTGGAATCTACCGGTTTGCCCGATTCTAAATCTACATAAAGAAAATTACGTTTGTTGAGAAGATTTTTATCCAGTCCGCTTCCGCTGACCCAGAACCCGGATTCTTCCGGAACTCGAATGGATAAATTTCCAGCGGTCCCAGGCATCCATCCGTTTTTATGGTAGTAAACTCCCAATACAGAGAGCCTTTCTAATTGTTTTTTGACGGACATATCAGTCCAAAGAATTGGTTTCTTCCACGTAGTTTGGCACCCAGCCACTCATATCTTGAAAGTAACGAACCGCCTTGATTCTCTTTTTATCGTCTAGATAAAACCAATGATTTGTATTTCTTGGAACGGAAATAAAATCGTCCTTGTATACGTGAACTAAAAACTTCTCACCCCTAAATGCAAAACCAAAAACTCCCGATCCATCCACGATGTATCTAACTTCTTCGTCAGTGTGATAGTGGACTCTATCGAACTTTGCAAGCATTTCATTCAACCCGGAAACGTTCGGATGTAATACGATCAAGTCTCTGGATTGATAACCTTCTTTCTCTTTTAGAGTTTCAAATCGATCATCCAGTTTTTTTAATAATTCTTCCTTTTCCGTATCTACTAAAACTTCCTTATCTGTCAGACTTGACGCGTTAGCCGGAACTTTCCAATGATCGTAGTCGATCCCTCTTTCTTTGAGAAAGGATTTTACTTCGTTTGTTTCCTGAATCGGCGCCAGACCATTTTGTCTTACTATCGTTGCCATAATAGATAATTCTCCGCGAACGTTTATTTGCTGACTCTTTCTACGTAGGTGAGATCCCGCAGGTCAATTTTGATAACGTCCCCTTGTTTTACGAAAATAGGAACATTGATTTCTCCACCGGTTTCTACGGTAACCCTTTTTTGAGCCGTACCGGAAGTATCTCCTTTCAGACCTTCTTCTGCATAAGTTACTTCTAAAATGGAGAAGTTTGGTGGAATCACTCCGATCGGCTTTCCTTCGTAGAATGTAACTTCCATAGGTGTTTCTTCCTTTAAGAAAGGAAGAATATCTTCTACGTATTCTTTAGACACCGGCATTTGTTCGAAGTCGTTAGAGTCCATGAAGATAATATCATTCCCTTCGGTGTAGCAGATCGTCATATTTCTTTTTTCCAACTCGACGCTTTCTAATTTTTCTGCAGCTTTAAAAGTGCGTTCGATAGAACTATTTCTGGTGAGGTTCTTGAGTTTTGTTCTGATAAAAGCAGATCCTTTTCCAGGATTTACGAACTCGGTTTTAACTACCGAATAGAGATCCCCTTCTACTTTGAGAACCATACCTTTTTTTACTTCTGTGATACCAAGAGTCATGGAGTTTCCTAAGAATAATTTACCTCCTTCTATTTCTTTAGAAACGAACCCATTGTCAAGAAAAAGAAGCCGTCGAGTGACCATAGAAATGAAACGCTTTAGTTCTTCGAACGATCCTCCATGGATGACAAAACCCTTTAAGTCTTCTGGATTTATCAAGCCCAAAGTATTATATTCCGAGCCGTCTTATGTTCAAGAATACATAACCTATCTATTTTTGAATTCACATTATTGAAGTGTAAACTATATTGGATGGGTACTTTTTTATATAGTTATCGATGATTGAATTCGTCGATTGATTGATAAAAACGGAAAGCACCATTCCATTAAAACTTACTTCTGCAAAATGTTGCCAGAATGGATCCAAAACCGAACTCATAGATTCTAATGTATGAATTTGTAATAATTCACACTCGAATTGTAATGGACTTTTTTCCTACCGAGAACAGTATCCCCGACAACTTCCCACAGGAACGTAAAGTATGAAACTAAAGTTTATAATCCTAGTCACAATCATTCTTATAGGAAATTGTAAACCTAAAGAAACAATCACCGTTACGGGTTCGGAAACGATGCACGTAATGCTTCAAATGATCGGTTTGGAATACACTCGAAAGAAATCCGGAATCCAAGTAGTAGTTCAAGGTGGTGGTTCAATCGAAGGTATCGAAAAACTATTTCAAGGTAAAACCGATATTGCCGCAGCCAGTAGACCACTTACCGAAACAGAACTCAAAGAATTTGATTCCAAAGGTAAGTTTGAATCTCTCACAATCGCCTATGATGGAATTGCCATCATCGTTCATCCATCCAATCCGATCCGTAAAATCAGTTTGGAAATCGCTTCTAAAATTTTTTCGGGAGAAATTTCAGATTGGTCCAAGGCTGGAGGTAAACCTGGAAAGATAGACGTGATCATTAGAAACGATAAATCCGGAACTGCCTCTTATTTTGAAACTCACGTTCTCAAACAAAAAGATTTAGGAAGTAAAAATTATGAGACAAGGAAGAATATAGTATATTCGAAAATGGCTAAGATCGTCGCAGATAACGATTCAATGGCGGCGGAAATTGATTCCAACCCGAACTCGATCGGTTTTATGGGAATGGGAAGTGCTCTTTTTGAAAACAAAGGAAGAGTGCGAGCCTTGGAATATTCTCTTTCGGGTAAAGATCCTTTCGTGGTTCCCAGTATAGAAAACGTATATAATCGAAAGTATGAACTTTCCAGAGGACTTTATTTATTTTATCTTTCCGACCATGGTCAAAAAATAGACGATTTCATTACGTATGTTACGGGCGAAGAAGGACAAAAGACAATTCTTAAAAGCGGATATTTAAGAGGAACACTTCCAACCGTAGAAGTAGAAGTCAAAAAGTAAAATCCAGTTCGTAGTTGACTCTCCGAACGATACTAGGATGGTTTTAGTAGAATCAAATTCGGAGTCAATTCTTCATGTCTACGTCTTCATCCAATTTAGAAACTACTTCAAAATGGTTGAATTGGAAATGGCAGATTCAAAATAGAATCAAAACACGAACCCACTTGTCCGAATTTCTCGAACTTTCGGAAAAAGAAATTCTTTCTTTCGAAACCTGCTCTCAATTTTTTGAATTCTCCGTCACACCATATTATCTCAGTCTCGCAGACACAAAAGATCCAAACTGTCCGATTCGACTTCAAATTGTTCCACACCAAGAAGAATTGATTCGCAGTGGTTTTGAAAAACAAGATCCACTTTCCGAAGAAACATTTATGCCGGTCAAAGGAGTTACACATAGATACCCGGATCGAGCACTTTGGTATCTTTCCCACGTATGTGCGGTTTATTGTAGATTCTGTACTCGCAAAAGAAAAGTAAGCAAATCTTCTCATACTCCCGGTCAAGAAGACTGGAACCGGGCTCTAGATTATTTTCGATCTCATAAAGAAATCAAAGAAGTAATTCTTTCGGGTGGAGATCCCTTGAATCTTTCTGACGATAAGTTGGATTATCTTTTAAGAGAATTAAAATCTATTTCGCATATCAATCAGGTTAGAATTCATACCAGATATCCGGTAACTCTTCCGATGAGAATCGATTCTACGTTATGCGCCGTTTTCAAGAAACACTTTCCAATTTATATAGTCACTCATTTCAATCATCCCAAAGAAATTACTCCTCTTGTTCGAGAAAGGATCTCTCTTCTTATTCGAGAAGGTAACACGATGGTTTTAAATCAAGGAGTTCTTTTAAAGGGAATTAACGATTCCGCCGAAACGTTAAAGGAACTGTTTTACGGACTTACCGCGATCGGAATCAAACCTTATTATCTACATCAGTGTGACGAGGTATGGGGAAGCGGAAGTTTTCGCGTGGAGATCGAAAAAGGTGTGGAGCTTATGAAACAGATACGTGGAAGAATTTCCGGACTGTCAGTTCCATTATACGTAGTGGATCTAACTGGTGGCGGAGGTAAGGTCCCTCTTCCCACTTCTTATTTGGCGAAAAAAACCGATCATTCTTATATATTTCGAAATTATCAGGATGAACTTTATGAAATTAGTTATTAAGCGAAATCAATTTTACGACGTGTTTCAAAATACAAAAGTATTAAATTCCTTTTTACTTTTTCTAAAAGATCAAAACTTAAAATTCTGTCTTATTTTCTTAAGACAACTCGTCTTGTCGTTTTTGTTGTTCGGATTTTTATTTGTTTGTAAAACACCGGAAAGTAAAGGAGTCTCTTCCTCTATTGAAACTCCCAGATATCTAAGACTTAACTATGACGTGGTCTATGATACTTCCGAGGGAGTCATCTTACACGAAACTGGGAAACTATTTGCAAGAGGTTTATTTTACGATTTTACGATCCGTTCTTCTGAAAACCAATTTGGAAGAATTAAAGCATCCTCTTATACGGAAGACAATCAGATCGATTTCAAACATATCTTAACCGTAGAAGAATTGAATTCACTTCAAAATAAACAATATCAATATTTCTCCATGCCAAACGACTCAAGGGCTAGCGTTTTAACTGGAATTCATAATGAAAGTTGTTATATTCGATGGGAATGGCAAAAAGAATCCTTTATTTTTGTGTTTGAAACGGACTTTAAAAACGATTCGGGAAAAAATCCTGTCTTGCTTGGAAAAGAATTTCATGAAAATATCCGTAAAGGGCTCAGAATTTTTTAGTCTTCTTGACCAATTCCGTACAGATCCGTATTCTATCCTTTGCAAGGATCTAGTATGTGGTTGAAACTGGGAGATTCAGAAATTATCAACCTGGATTATATATCCACGATCAAGAAAAACCAATCTTCCAATTCTATAGAGATCATTTACAACGATCTAAACCATATCAAATCCCTGCCGTTTCGTAGTCCTACAGAAAGAGATAAAGCTTACGAAGCGATTCTAGAAAATCTTTCGAGAATGAAATTATTTTTTGAATAAAGAGGGAAAGATGGAGTCGATCAAACGAAATCTGCAAACCGTATTTTCCCTAAAACCGTTCGAAATTCTTTTTTACGGGTCTAGACAAAGAGGCGATTTTAAGGATTCGTCTGACTTTAACTTTTTTCTTTTAGCAGATCCAAGTGATCAATTGAAGAGTACGTTTTTAAGAGAAATCAACGCGATCTTAAGTCCTTTAGAAGAAATTGCTCCAGTCCAACTAGTTACCGCGGATATAGATTCTTTTTTGGCGAGACTTCGTGTTTTCGAACCTTCCGCAGCCCATTTATGCGAATTGGGAGAACCCTTTTTTGGAAAAACTTCCTTTCCTCTTCTTACTCGAGAATGGACAAAACTTAAAACTCAGACAATAGATTCAGCTGCTGGAGTAAAACATTTAAAGAAAAGATACCGTTTTTACAAAAGTATTTCTCCCAGAAACACAAAAGAAGAAATCCTAAGGATGGAAAGGCTTATTGCCATTTATCTTCAATGTTGGGTTTTCCGAGAAATAGAAGACTTAAGTTGGATAGAAATCGTTTACACGGACGTGCCCACCCGACTCATCGCCATGATACGCGAACTTTATCACAAGGAAGCAGACGGAAATATCTTAGAAATCTTGAATCTATATGAAGAAATTTTAAAGTTAAAAACTGAAATCCGAAATCATCAAAATCCTTTTTCCGCAGAGAAATTTCAAAATCTCAAAGATATTATTCGGTTTGAAGAAAAAGAAATTAAAATTCTCAAATTGAATTACTAAAATTTATCTCAAAAATACTTTATCTTTGCTTAAAATGCCGATTATTCTAAGATATTTTTGAGATGACTTTAGGCTCAAAATCTCCATTTTTTAAAAACCTACTTTGATAGACCTTATGCGTTCTATCGTTCGTATCAATCGCAAATTTTAGATATTATATTATAAATTTATTATAAAAAGAAACCTGCGTATACAATAGAGTTGTTGAAAAATTCCATAGTGAAGATTCGTAAAATTGCTTCAATTGTCCATTCAATCCAATACAAACAGATCAAGAATTAATTTTTCAACAACTCTAATAGTTTTTTCCATTTTTGTGATAATCGCAAAACGGGAATTTTATACAAACATTTGATTAGACGACATTTTTTTGGATTTATAAAGATCCCTTTTACTATAAAATTCTAAGTAAAATCGTAATTCCAAAGTTTCGCGGTAGTTCCCATACTAAATTTGAAACAGGTTTTAAATTTAACTTTTCTATAAAAAAAATGTAGGAACTACCACAAATCAAGATTTTACGAATAGATTCTAAAAATGTAGGAACTCATACAAAATCGCAATTTTACAGACAAACTCCGAAAAATGTAGGAACTATCACAAACTATTTTTTTTTCGGATTCTATTATAAAGTTCCTTGGCGGCGTTTTGTTCGGCAGATTTTTTACTTACACCGGAACCAGTCGCTTCCCATTGATCCCGAATTCGAACTACTACCTGAAACGTTTTGGCATGATCCGGACCTGATTCCGATTTAGTTCTATATAAGGGAAGAATCTTAAAGTGTTTTTGGGAATATTCTTGAAGTTGAGTTTTATAATCTCTAACGGATTCCTCTTTTTCAGGATTTTCAACAAATTCAGATAAATGTTTAAGGATAAATTTCTCGGCGATCTCGAAACCTTGATCCAAATAAATCGCGCCTACAAGAGATTCAAAAAGATTGGCGGAAAGTTTACGTCTACCTTTCCCTAGAGAATTTTTTTCCCCCTTTCCTAAAAGAAGATATTCAGAAAGTTCCAATTTTTCAGAGATCGAATTTAAGATCGGAGTAGAAACGATTCTAGATTTGATCCGAGACAATTCCCCTTCATTCGCTTTTGGATACTTTTGAAAAAGAGAACGAGCAGCGACAAGACCCAAAACCGAATCACCTAAAAATTCAAGACGTTCGTTATCTTCTAAAATCTCCTGGTTCTCGTTTTTATAAGAACTATGAATAAACGCGGTATTATAATATTCTACTTTTGAAAACTTGATTCCGATCTTTTTAGAAAGTTTTTGAAGACTACGAACCCTTTCCGGGTTTTTAAGAAAAAAATGAAATTGTGCTTTTTTAAAGCTCAAAGGAAGGGAAAAGAATTCCGAGTTCCGTGAAGAACCCGGAAAATCTCAAACGATTAGGACTTGAGGTTGTCGATGAATTTAGTTACATCCCCGACAGTTTGAATTTTTTCAGCATCTTCGTCGGAGATTTCGATTCCGAATTCTTCTTCGAGAGCCATCACTAATTCAACCGTGTCCAAAGAGTCCGCACCGAGGTCATCGATGAAATGCGCCTCAGGTGTAACTTCAGATTCATCCACGCCAAGTTGTTCTACGATAATAGATTTAACCTTTTCAAAGTCTGCCATTGTTTCCTCCGTACCACATTTAGGTGGTATGATGATTTTTTGTTAGATTTAGACAGGCGGATATAAAATCCACCGAATTTTATAGATTTAATTCCGAAAATATTTGGCAAGCCAATATACTTTTTTTTAGAAAAAAACTCCTTTAAATTAATGATTCGTTTTTGTTTTTCAAATCGATTTTGATCGAATTGAATGTAACGTAGAAAAAGATTCATAAAATGTTTCCGTACAATTCAGACCTTAAGAAAAAACATTTCGCAAATGAAAGTTTAAATTTTTAAAATTCTTATATCAAATTGTATTTTTCCAAAATGATTCTTTATCCTACATCCCATTCCAAAAAAGAAAAAACCTAAAAAGGTTTTTCTTTAAAGAAAATAGAATCAGATCAAACTAGAATTAGATTTTTTTCGAACAAATTAAAGGAAATACAAAAGTTGAGATTCTTTCATCCTTTTAGAATGAAAGAATCTTCTAAAACTTTAAATTCTTAGGCGGTTGCCCCTGGTAAGAAACCTCCACCATTCACTTCAATCACTTGACCAGTGATAAAAGAAGAAATATCGGAAGCCAAAAATGCGATCGTGTTCGCAATATCTTCTGGTTGCCCTGCCCTTTTTAAGGGAATCGCCGCAACCATGGCAGTTTTAATTTTTTCAGGAATCGCGTCCGTCATTTCAGTGGCGATAAAGCCGGGTGCAATTGCATTACAACGAACCTTGCGAGAAGCCATTTCCAACGCTACCGCTTTTGTAAAACCAATCACCCCCGCTTTAGATGCGGAATAATTTGTTTGTCCTATGTTTCCGTTTACCCCGGCAATAGATGATAGATTGATGATAGATCCTCCATTTGGATTTTTCATCATAAACTTAATAGCAGCTTGTGTACAATTGAAAGTTCCGGTGAGATTTACAGCAATTACGGCATCCCACTGTTCTTTTTTCATTCTCATGAGAAGAGTGTCTTTTGTAATACCTGCGTTATTTACAAGAATGTCTACAGATCCAAACTCATCTACACAGGCTTGAATCGCCTTTGCAGCAGAATCTGCATCCGAGACGTTCGTTCCGACTCCGATCGCCTTTACGCCTGTCTGTTTTGAAATCTCATCCGCGGTCGCTTTGCTGGATTCTTCATTTAAGTCCGCAATTACTAAATTTGCTCCTGCTTTTGCAAGAGTTAAAGCCGTCGATTTTCCGATCCCGCGAGCGGCTCCGGTGACTACGGCGTTTTTTCCTTTTAAATCGATCATAATTCTTTCCTATTCGGGTTCTCTGCAGCTAAAGTATTTTGTTCGAATTTCGGGTCAAGGGAGTTTTCCAACTTTTAACTTATACGGGACAGAACGAACGTTCTAGTTGTATTTGATTAAAATCTTTTATTACAAGTATCTGATAGAAATCGTTTTTTAAAGTCTCTTGTAAGATCGTAAAGATAAAATACAACTTCTGTGATTTTCTT
This genomic window contains:
- a CDS encoding KamA family radical SAM protein, translated to MSTSSSNLETTSKWLNWKWQIQNRIKTRTHLSEFLELSEKEILSFETCSQFFEFSVTPYYLSLADTKDPNCPIRLQIVPHQEELIRSGFEKQDPLSEETFMPVKGVTHRYPDRALWYLSHVCAVYCRFCTRKRKVSKSSHTPGQEDWNRALDYFRSHKEIKEVILSGGDPLNLSDDKLDYLLRELKSISHINQVRIHTRYPVTLPMRIDSTLCAVFKKHFPIYIVTHFNHPKEITPLVRERISLLIREGNTMVLNQGVLLKGINDSAETLKELFYGLTAIGIKPYYLHQCDEVWGSGSFRVEIEKGVELMKQIRGRISGLSVPLYVVDLTGGGGKVPLPTSYLAKKTDHSYIFRNYQDELYEISY
- the rnc gene encoding ribonuclease III, which codes for MSFKKAQFHFFLKNPERVRSLQKLSKKIGIKFSKVEYYNTAFIHSSYKNENQEILEDNERLEFLGDSVLGLVAARSLFQKYPKANEGELSRIKSRIVSTPILNSISEKLELSEYLLLGKGEKNSLGKGRRKLSANLFESLVGAIYLDQGFEIAEKFILKHLSEFVENPEKEESVRDYKTQLQEYSQKHFKILPLYRTKSESGPDHAKTFQVVVRIRDQWEATGSGVSKKSAEQNAAKELYNRIRKKNSL
- the acpP gene encoding acyl carrier protein, which translates into the protein MADFEKVKSIIVEQLGVDESEVTPEAHFIDDLGADSLDTVELVMALEEEFGIEISDEDAEKIQTVGDVTKFIDNLKS
- the fabG gene encoding 3-oxoacyl-[acyl-carrier-protein] reductase — protein: MIDLKGKNAVVTGAARGIGKSTALTLAKAGANLVIADLNEESSKATADEISKQTGVKAIGVGTNVSDADSAAKAIQACVDEFGSVDILVNNAGITKDTLLMRMKKEQWDAVIAVNLTGTFNCTQAAIKFMMKNPNGGSIINLSSIAGVNGNIGQTNYSASKAGVIGFTKAVALEMASRKVRCNAIAPGFIATEMTDAIPEKIKTAMVAAIPLKRAGQPEDIANTIAFLASDISSFITGQVIEVNGGGFLPGATA